One Lutzomyia longipalpis isolate SR_M1_2022 chromosome 4, ASM2433408v1 DNA segment encodes these proteins:
- the LOC129795399 gene encoding uncharacterized protein LOC129795399, whose translation MMMKCLVVVMALQLGALMGGSWADEYIDMCPCLPVNMCRGVFRASPEDEMYFSRVLQCPDEMNVRCCNFSVTIATEASPKSSSSSPQDVTTEMDTISTGDFTTELLTTEDVRFDREEEEDQTTTETSTIENRANANGVLVIYPTEMTGNATKQDFLRSFDGDSPENELILVFPQESPRETRATAADEVDPNTTPQVPKQVKKYRYSNSTRKRFMPLLKINETQSETAAHTDGKPIFKVTNSDNRRFLEELYRNRTRFGVPASQITTSATPIEVHDVTQEVQRKTTQHPTAPPRRNLFYDPTKRKNFLRKNTKEAADGSAINLVQNSSNKQAVDINHREMIQEVLSELKKESSQLAVSKDIVMDPKMAAKIGKIQKRLIERIVDTISTKMEGRDDFEEITATTKREQSRPFRGSLRYVDTLKNGRVAAPRENLPAEGRRRPQKQTKGVKGGNEVLKKEFIGETSLPIGFRPSPLWTLQRSEDPFPVPLVSSTPAVPRRESRDIVTPTETWSYRGHGFVPIPQIPRTEPIQIIGPIPKGFTHVRTTTEAPSELPVEGVPPNFRRFTGKVFSRK comes from the exons atgatgatgaagtgTTTAGTGGTTGTGATGGCTTTACAGCTGGGAGCCCTGATGGGGGGCTCCTGGGCTGATGAATACATCGATATGTGTCCGTGTTTGCCTGTTAATATGTGTCGTGGTGTCTTCCGGGCATCTCCTGAGGATGAAATGTACTTCTCACGTGTCCTCCAGTGCCCCGATGAGATGAATGTGCGTTGTTGCAATTTTTCCGTCACAATTGCAACGGAGGCATCCCCCAAAAGCAGCAGTAGTAGCCCTCAAGACGTCACCACGGAGATGGATACCATTAGTACGGGAGATTTTACAACGGAACTCCTAACAACGGAGGATGTTCGCTTTGAccgggaagaagaagaagatcaaACAACCACTGAAACGTCCACAATTGAGAATCGAGCAAATGCCAACGGGGTCCTCGTTATCTATCCAACAGAAATGACCGGGAATGCCACAAAACAAGACTTTCTGCGTTCCTTTGATGGGGATTCCCCCGAAAATGAACTCATCCTCGTCTTCCCACAAGAATCTCCGCGGGAAACACGTGCCACGGCCGCCGATGAGGTGGACCCAAATACAACCCCCCAAGTCCCCAAACAAGTCAAAAAGTATCGCTACAGCAACTCCACGCGGAAACGCTTCATGCCCCTGCTGAAGATCAATGAGACCCAATCGGAGACAGCGGCGCACACCGATGGGAAGCCAATCTTCAAGGTAACCAACAGCGATAATAGGCGCTTCCTGGAGGAGCTCTATCGCAACAGGACACGCTTTGGGGTGCCAGCATCGCAAATAACCACCAGTGCCACCCCAATTGAGGTGCACGATGTCACGCAGGAAGTGCAGAGGAAGACAACGCAGCATCCAACAGCACCACCAAGGAGGAATTTATTCTACGATCCGacaaaaaggaagaatttccTGCGGAAGAATACGAAGGAAGCCGCAGATGGATCAGCCATTAATCTCGTTCAGAATTCCAGCAATAAGCAAGCT GTGGACATCAATCATCGTGAGATGATTCAGGAAGTTCTGAGTGAGCTGAAGAAGGAGAGTAGCCAGCTGGCGGTCTCCAAGGATATTGTTATGGATCCCAAAATGGCGgcaaaaatcggaaaaatccaAAAGCGTCTCATTGAACGAATTGTCGATACGATTTCCACCAAAATGGAGGGAAGGGATGATTTTGAGGAGATCACAGCCACCACAAAGCGCGAGCAATCGCGTCCCTTCCGTGGCTCCCTGCGCTATGTGGATACACTGAAGAATGGGCGTGTTGCTGCACCACGGGAAAATCTCCCAGCGGAAGGAAGACGTCGCCCGCAGAAGCAGACAAAGGGGGTGAAAGGTGGGAATGAGGTGCTGAAGAAGGAATTCATTGGGGAGACTTCCCTGCCAATTGGCTTCCGTCCATCACCCCTGTGGACGCTACAACGCAGCGAGGATCCCTTCCCGGTGCCTCTGGTGTCGTCCACACCAGCCGTACCGCGTCGGGAGTCCCGGGATATTGTCACACCGACTGAAACATGGAGCTACCGCGGGCATGGCTTTGTGCCCATTCCTCAAATCCCCCGAACAGAACCAATTCAAATCATCGGACCCATTCCAAAGGGATTCACGCATGTCCGGACAACAACTGAAGCCCCCAGCGAGCTGCCCGTTGAGGGGGTACCACCCAACTTTCGACGCTTCACCGGGAAAGTCTTCAGTCGCAAATAA